Proteins encoded in a region of the Candidatus Providencia siddallii genome:
- a CDS encoding YfgM family protein — protein sequence MNYIKKTSNKHCFIYYCSILIIGIIIFFISMFFWNYFESGKHQKLQYKIKQYEFLSSQLYNNNLKYIEIKEKNIIKKDDIYSFFIGFEIARLAVNNGDFKNAEKILVEILSNTTNLIIKDLVNLRIARIKLEQGDADKAIFFISNIKNKSWKSISNITLGDAFLLKGDKINSKKTYTIGLENENSKFVKTILMLKLNQFF from the coding sequence ATGAATTATATAAAAAAAACTAGTAATAAACACTGTTTTATTTATTATTGTTCTATATTAATCATAGGAATAATTATTTTTTTTATTAGTATGTTTTTTTGGAATTATTTTGAATCAGGTAAACATCAAAAATTACAATATAAAATAAAACAATATGAATTTTTAAGTTCACAATTATATAATAATAATTTAAAATACATTGAAATAAAAGAAAAAAATATAATTAAAAAAGATGATATTTATAGTTTTTTTATAGGTTTTGAAATAGCTAGATTAGCAGTTAATAACGGTGATTTTAAAAATGCAGAAAAAATTTTAGTTGAAATTTTATCTAATACTACAAATTTAATTATTAAAGATTTAGTAAATTTACGTATTGCAAGAATTAAACTTGAACAAGGTGATGCTGATAAAGCAATTTTTTTTATTTCTAATATTAAAAATAAATCATGGAAATCTATATCAAATATCACACTTGGTGATGCCTTTTTATTAAAAGGAGATAAAATAAATTCAAAAAAAACATATACTATAGGTTTAGAGAATGAAAATTCTAAATTCGTTAAAACTATTTTAATGTTAAAATTAAATCAGTTTTTTTAA
- the bamB gene encoding outer membrane protein assembly factor BamB, which produces MQLYKKTLILSIIFILFISCSVKQKIFLFEKSKFNSLFTPTILFKKKIKNKTKNFYSKLSPVLEDSIIYIANREGVVKAFEINNSKELWHIDLSINNSFFSSKTSALLSSGLTIYNNKIIIGTERGIVIALNKKNGQIFWKTQVNGEILSKPIVYNNLLIIYTNSGQLQSIDIKTGKIKWTVSLFMKLLSLRGESTPIISFETIIVCGDDGSINAISLSQGELIWKKYIFQLIKMNTINKFNDIDSSPIIDYGKLYVITCDNILLSLDIFSGEVLWKKNLSSINDMIISGENIYIIDLNDRVLSIRKTDGKTLWIQDKLINNCLSPPEMFNGYLVFGDKEGYLYWLNTINGNFVSINKIDNSAIKIRPIQFDDKLMVQTENGTVYLLKI; this is translated from the coding sequence ATGCAATTATATAAAAAAACTTTAATATTATCAATAATTTTTATTTTATTTATAAGTTGTTCTGTTAAGCAAAAAATTTTTTTATTTGAAAAATCTAAGTTTAATAGTTTATTTACACCAACTATATTATTTAAAAAAAAAATTAAAAATAAAACTAAAAATTTTTATTCAAAACTTTCTCCAGTATTGGAAGATTCAATTATTTATATAGCAAATCGTGAAGGTGTAGTAAAAGCATTCGAAATAAATAATAGCAAAGAACTTTGGCATATAGATTTATCAATTAATAATTCTTTTTTTTCTTCAAAAACATCTGCGTTACTATCTAGTGGTTTAACTATTTATAATAATAAAATTATTATTGGTACTGAACGTGGAATTGTTATTGCGTTAAATAAAAAAAACGGTCAAATATTTTGGAAAACTCAAGTTAATGGTGAAATTTTATCCAAACCTATTGTTTATAATAATTTATTAATTATATATACAAACAGTGGTCAATTACAGTCTATAGATATAAAAACTGGGAAAATAAAATGGACTGTAAGTTTATTTATGAAATTATTATCATTGCGTGGTGAATCTACACCAATTATTTCATTTGAAACTATAATCGTTTGTGGTGATGATGGTAGTATAAATGCAATATCTTTATCACAAGGAGAATTAATTTGGAAAAAATATATTTTTCAATTAATTAAAATGAATACTATTAACAAATTTAATGATATAGATTCAAGTCCTATTATTGATTATGGTAAATTATATGTGATTACCTGTGATAATATATTATTATCATTAGATATATTTTCTGGAGAAGTCTTATGGAAAAAAAATTTATCTTCAATAAATGATATGATTATTTCAGGTGAGAATATTTACATCATTGATTTAAATGATCGTGTGTTATCTATACGTAAAACAGATGGAAAAACTTTATGGATACAAGATAAATTAATAAATAATTGTTTATCTCCACCGGAAATGTTTAATGGTTATCTAGTTTTTGGCGATAAGGAAGGATATTTATATTGGTTGAATACTATTAATGGTAATTTTGTATCTATAAATAAAATAGATAATTCTGCAATTAAAATTCGTCCGATACAATTTGATGATAAATTGATGGTTCAAACAGAAAATGGCACTGTTTATTTATTAAAAATTTAA